GCTACCCAAAATGCTTGGCATCTTCTGGCTGGGCTCCAGGGAGATTGGGTTTGTCTCCTGCCTTGCTCAGTTGTTCTTCATCCATACCTTCTCGTCGGTGGAGTCGGGCGTGCTCATGGTCATGGCCTTGGATCGCTACATTGCTATTTGCTGCCCACTGCGGCACTCCAGCATCGTCTCTGTGCCGGTGGTGGTGGCCCTCGGGAGCCTCGTGCTGGTGCGTGGGGTCCTCCTGGTGAGtcccttctgcttcctcctctgcaggaTGCCCTTCTGCCAGCACCACGTCATCGCCAACTCCTACTGCGAGCACATGGCCGTGGTGAAGCTGGCATGTGGGGACACCAGAGTCAATGTCATTTACGGCCTCTTCGTGGCTTTCATAGTGACAGGATGTGACATCATCCTGATCTCTGTGTCCTACACCATGATCCTGCGGGTGGTAGTGAGGCTGTCATCCCCAGAGGCACGACTTAAAGCCTTCAGCACTTGTGCATCCCATGTCTGTGTCATCCTTGCCTTTTA
The genomic region above belongs to Mycteria americana isolate JAX WOST 10 ecotype Jacksonville Zoo and Gardens chromosome 1, USCA_MyAme_1.0, whole genome shotgun sequence and contains:
- the LOC142404496 gene encoding olfactory receptor 52R1-like; protein product: MSLNSTAFSHPPYLLLVGIPGLEKEQFWIAFPFCIMYAIAVLGNITLLLIIKTEPSLHKPMYLFLAMLAFTDLVLSTSMLPKMLGIFWLGSREIGFVSCLAQLFFIHTFSSVESGVLMVMALDRYIAICCPLRHSSIVSVPVVVALGSLVLVRGVLLVSPFCFLLCRMPFCQHHVIANSYCEHMAVVKLACGDTRVNVIYGLFVAFIVTGCDIILISVSYTMILRVVVRLSSPEARLKAFSTCASHVCVILAFYVPALFTFLTHRFGQSIPPHIHVMVANLYLLVPPMLNPIVYGVSTKKLWDRVVLLFQRKGT